The Tistrella mobilis genome window below encodes:
- a CDS encoding ABC transporter ATP-binding protein: MGHPDTISPADHQLTVEDISKSFGGVQVLTDVGFSVPVSGLSGLIGPNGAGKSTLFSVISGFQPGDAGRVSFAGRDLSRMGPVERVRAGLGRTFQVPRVFASLSVRQNLAAAAPGQAGETLAGVFFRGARIRWQEAEIAGRAEGILAFLNLTRVADKPAGGLSGGQRKLLELGRALMVRPKMILLDEPFAGVNPVLIDEIADRIRAIRETGVDGSGGIGFLIVEHNLPSLSALVERMIVIDRGRLLAQGTPQAVLADARVREAYMGGAV, translated from the coding sequence ATGGGCCATCCTGATACCATCTCCCCGGCCGATCACCAGTTGACGGTCGAGGATATCTCCAAAAGCTTCGGCGGCGTGCAGGTGCTGACCGATGTCGGTTTCTCGGTGCCGGTCTCGGGGCTTTCGGGGCTGATCGGCCCCAATGGTGCCGGCAAGAGCACGCTGTTCTCGGTGATCAGCGGCTTCCAGCCCGGCGATGCCGGCCGGGTGAGCTTCGCCGGCCGCGATCTCAGCCGGATGGGGCCGGTGGAGCGGGTGCGTGCCGGCCTTGGCCGCACCTTCCAGGTGCCACGGGTCTTCGCCAGCCTGAGCGTGCGCCAGAATCTGGCGGCGGCGGCGCCGGGGCAGGCGGGTGAGACGCTGGCAGGCGTGTTCTTCCGCGGCGCCCGCATCCGTTGGCAGGAGGCGGAGATCGCCGGGCGCGCCGAGGGCATCCTGGCCTTCCTGAACCTTACCCGGGTGGCGGATAAGCCGGCCGGCGGCTTGTCGGGCGGTCAGCGCAAGCTGCTGGAACTGGGGCGCGCCCTGATGGTCCGGCCGAAGATGATCCTGCTCGACGAGCCGTTCGCCGGCGTCAACCCGGTGCTGATCGACGAGATCGCCGACCGGATCCGGGCGATCCGCGAGACCGGCGTCGACGGCAGCGGCGGGATCGGCTTCCTGATCGTCGAACACAACCTGCCCTCGCTCTCCGCTCTGGTCGAGCGGATGATCGTGATCGACCGTGGCCGTCTGCTGGCCCAGGGCACGCCCCAGGCGGTGCTGGCGGATGCCCGGGTGCGCGAAGCCTATATGGGGGGTGCGGTATGA
- a CDS encoding ABC transporter ATP-binding protein — protein sequence MSRLLTVSDLAAGYGEVDIVSGISLHVDALEIVTIAGTNGSGKSTLVKALMGLLTRVRGEMRLGDVPLLGVPAEKRIDLGVVYVPQVENVFPTLTVTENLQVVEGVADRRRRIGEMFDRFPALAERRRTRAGALSGGERQQLAFARALMPAPKLMILDEPTAALSPALVHEVLELIRGLPGLGVSALLVEQRARQALAISDRGYILDTGRVVIHDTAERLLADERMADLYLGTH from the coding sequence ATGAGCCGGCTGCTCACCGTCTCGGATCTGGCCGCCGGCTATGGCGAGGTCGACATCGTCTCGGGCATCTCGCTCCATGTCGATGCTCTGGAGATCGTAACCATTGCCGGCACCAACGGTTCGGGCAAGTCGACCCTGGTCAAGGCGCTGATGGGGCTGCTCACCCGGGTGCGCGGCGAGATGCGCCTGGGTGATGTGCCGCTTCTGGGTGTCCCGGCCGAGAAGCGTATCGATCTGGGGGTGGTCTATGTGCCGCAGGTTGAGAACGTGTTCCCGACCCTGACCGTCACCGAGAACCTCCAGGTGGTGGAGGGCGTGGCCGATCGTCGCCGCCGGATCGGGGAAATGTTCGACCGCTTCCCCGCCCTGGCCGAACGCCGCCGCACCCGCGCGGGCGCCCTGTCGGGCGGCGAACGTCAGCAGCTGGCCTTCGCCCGGGCCCTGATGCCGGCACCGAAGCTGATGATCCTGGACGAGCCGACGGCGGCGCTGTCGCCCGCCCTGGTCCACGAGGTGCTGGAGCTGATCCGCGGCCTGCCGGGGCTGGGGGTCTCGGCGCTGCTGGTCGAACAGCGCGCGCGTCAGGCGCTCGCGATCAGCGATCGCGGCTACATCCTGGATACCGGACGGGTGGTGATCCACGACACCGCCGAACGCCTGCTTGCCGATGAACGTATGGCCGATCTCTATCTCGGCACCCATTGA